The Rhodospirillales bacterium genome contains a region encoding:
- the pip gene encoding prolyl aminopeptidase: MSRRTALYPSLEPYASGMLDLGGGHQMYWETSGNPDGQPVIFVHGGPGAGSHSHHRRYFSPKHYRIIVFDQRGAGRSTPLGGLIDNTTGHLVADMEALRDHLGVERWVLFGGSWGSTLALAYGEAHPKHCLGFILRGIFLCRKSEIDWFLYGMGGIFPEAWRRFSEFLPVEERGDLLAAYHRRLVDPDASVHMPAARSWSAYEGACSSLRHTPPSEAAPDEKPKSEPKAETGIKSGGDVMAFGISRIEAHYFVNDMFTPENALLENIGQLAGIPAVIIQGRYDMVCPIHTADELVRAWTAEASAISPTCVPEYHIIPDAGHAASEPGTRAALMAATEQFKALQG; the protein is encoded by the coding sequence ATTTCTCGGCGCACGGCGCTTTATCCCTCACTTGAACCCTATGCCTCGGGCATGCTTGATCTTGGTGGCGGGCACCAAATGTATTGGGAAACTTCAGGCAACCCTGATGGTCAGCCCGTTATTTTTGTTCATGGTGGCCCCGGGGCGGGCAGCCATTCCCATCATCGGCGTTATTTCAGTCCCAAACATTACCGGATCATCGTTTTCGACCAACGCGGTGCCGGGCGCTCGACGCCTCTGGGTGGCCTGATTGATAATACCACCGGGCATCTGGTTGCCGATATGGAAGCCTTGCGTGACCATCTGGGGGTGGAACGCTGGGTGTTGTTTGGCGGTTCCTGGGGATCAACCTTGGCCCTTGCGTATGGCGAGGCCCATCCAAAGCATTGCCTGGGCTTTATTTTGCGGGGCATTTTTCTCTGTCGTAAATCTGAAATTGATTGGTTTCTCTACGGCATGGGCGGCATTTTTCCCGAAGCCTGGCGCAGGTTTTCTGAATTTTTGCCAGTTGAAGAACGGGGAGATCTGTTGGCGGCCTATCATCGCCGTCTGGTCGATCCTGATGCGTCCGTTCATATGCCGGCCGCCAGATCATGGAGCGCCTATGAAGGGGCGTGTTCATCCTTGCGCCACACCCCCCCTTCAGAGGCGGCCCCTGACGAGAAACCCAAATCTGAACCCAAGGCTGAAACGGGCATAAAATCTGGCGGGGATGTCATGGCCTTCGGGATTTCCCGCATAGAGGCGCATTATTTCGTCAATGATATGTTCACACCAGAAAATGCCCTGTTGGAAAACATAGGGCAATTGGCGGGGATTCCTGCGGTAATCATCCAGGGCCGTTATGACATGGTCTGCCCAATTCACACCGCCGATGAACTGGTCCGGGCCTGGACAGCTGAAGCCTCGGCCATATCGCCTACTTGTGTACCGGAATATCACATTATTCCCGATGCCGGCCATGCGGCTTCAGAACCGGGGACCAGGGCCGCATTAATGGCAGCCACAGAACAGTTCAAAGCCTTGCAGGGATGA
- a CDS encoding disulfide oxidoreductase — translation MFEPENNPLNNQVQSDVRARFGASGEPRVTAVLGPTNTGKTYLAIDRMMGHVSGMMGFPLRLLARENYERVVAIKGADKVALVTGEEKIIPPNASYFLCTVESMPLDRKVAFLAIDEVQLAGDPERGHIFTDRILHARGYGETMFLGSDTMAPMIRQLVPGCEFISRPRFSRLSFVGSDKITRLPPRSAVVAFSAAEVYGIAELLRRTRGGAAVVMGALSPRTRNAQVAMFQSGEVDYLVATDAIGMGLNMDVTHVAFGQLHKFDGRKRRMLTGAEFGQIAGRAGRHMNDGTFGTTSETGQFTAEMVEAIEGHNFEKIRAIYWRNSELNFGSPQALLRALSRPPPAPGLLGMRLGPDHLALKTLAAEPEIRATATNADRVRLLWEVCQIPDFRGRSGGQHVNFLSSVYRAIGAGGVLSDDWIARNVDRMDRTDGDIETLTGRIDQIRTWTYISQRTDWMRDAVDWRDRTRAIEDRLSDALHDRLTQRFVDRRTTALVKGMKSQEELVTSIEEDGRVKVEGHFVGRLDGLRFREDMTYGLSDGDLARKAVRGAAQAALKPVIAARLLKILDAPSGDFRLADDGFILWQGRGIATLAPGRDILSPVVSPVSSELLSAKDTAVLGGKLTAWLSAHLERNLGPLMRARAGASNDAISGPARGIFFQLAEGLGAVARGDVEALVRSLDPKGRKALAAAGVRMGTKTVFIDAMDKGHGVRLRGLLWANHHKPTFGDARSEISKRIRTLIRSGPTIALAAQDPVWEDAFCLACGYVLLGPRLLSCPRTEILASTARKLARQGVFSPTLELGRLVGGDGDDLVGVLLALGFQSEESPDGLGFVSPQRARRAKPENRSNAGAKRRSKTSAQRHKAHKGSVPAVDEHSPFAKLREIKFPQKGPK, via the coding sequence ATGTTTGAACCTGAAAACAACCCCCTGAACAATCAGGTTCAAAGTGATGTTCGCGCCAGATTTGGCGCATCAGGGGAACCGCGGGTTACGGCCGTGCTGGGCCCCACCAATACGGGCAAGACCTATCTCGCCATTGATCGGATGATGGGGCATGTCTCAGGGATGATGGGATTCCCGCTTCGGCTTTTGGCACGGGAAAATTACGAACGCGTTGTGGCCATCAAGGGCGCGGACAAGGTGGCGCTTGTCACGGGTGAGGAAAAAATCATTCCGCCTAATGCGTCTTATTTCCTGTGTACCGTAGAATCCATGCCCCTTGATCGTAAAGTGGCCTTTTTGGCCATTGATGAAGTGCAATTGGCCGGTGATCCGGAACGGGGTCATATCTTTACCGATCGCATTCTCCATGCACGCGGCTATGGGGAGACCATGTTTTTGGGGTCCGACACCATGGCACCCATGATCCGCCAATTGGTGCCGGGATGTGAATTTATATCGAGACCCCGGTTTTCACGCCTTTCCTTTGTTGGTTCCGACAAAATTACCAGATTGCCCCCGCGCAGTGCCGTGGTGGCTTTTTCTGCGGCAGAGGTTTACGGCATTGCAGAGCTGTTGCGCAGAACCCGTGGTGGTGCTGCGGTGGTGATGGGCGCGCTGAGCCCGCGCACACGCAATGCCCAGGTCGCAATGTTTCAATCGGGTGAGGTGGATTATCTGGTGGCTACCGATGCCATTGGCATGGGCCTTAACATGGATGTCACCCATGTTGCCTTTGGGCAGTTGCACAAATTTGATGGCCGCAAACGCAGGATGTTGACAGGGGCTGAATTTGGTCAAATCGCGGGTCGTGCAGGGCGGCACATGAATGATGGCACCTTTGGCACTACCTCAGAAACCGGTCAGTTTACCGCCGAAATGGTGGAAGCAATTGAGGGTCACAATTTTGAAAAAATTCGAGCGATCTATTGGCGAAACAGCGAATTGAACTTCGGCTCACCCCAGGCCTTGCTAAGGGCATTGAGCAGACCGCCCCCGGCACCGGGCCTTTTGGGGATGCGGCTTGGGCCGGATCATCTGGCCCTTAAAACCTTGGCTGCAGAACCCGAAATCAGGGCCACGGCCACAAATGCCGATCGTGTCCGATTGCTATGGGAAGTCTGTCAAATTCCTGATTTCCGGGGTCGATCCGGTGGCCAGCATGTCAATTTTCTGAGTTCGGTATATCGCGCCATTGGTGCCGGCGGCGTGCTTTCCGATGACTGGATTGCACGCAATGTGGACCGGATGGATCGCACAGATGGTGACATTGAAACCCTGACCGGGCGGATCGATCAAATTCGGACCTGGACCTATATCTCGCAGCGCACAGATTGGATGCGCGATGCGGTTGATTGGCGGGATAGGACCCGTGCCATTGAAGATAGATTGTCCGATGCTCTGCATGACCGATTGACCCAACGCTTTGTGGATCGGCGCACCACGGCGCTTGTGAAGGGCATGAAGTCCCAAGAAGAGCTTGTGACCAGCATTGAAGAGGATGGTCGTGTAAAGGTCGAAGGACATTTTGTTGGGCGTCTTGATGGCTTGCGGTTCAGGGAAGACATGACCTATGGATTGTCCGATGGTGATCTGGCCCGCAAGGCAGTTCGCGGTGCTGCACAAGCGGCGCTCAAACCTGTCATTGCGGCCAGGCTTTTGAAAATTCTTGATGCACCATCAGGCGATTTTCGCCTTGCCGATGATGGCTTTATTCTTTGGCAAGGACGCGGCATTGCCACCCTTGCTCCGGGGCGTGACATTCTGTCACCCGTTGTTAGCCCTGTATCAAGTGAGCTGTTGTCTGCAAAAGATACGGCAGTCTTGGGGGGCAAGCTTACCGCGTGGTTGTCAGCCCATCTGGAGCGAAATCTTGGTCCTTTGATGCGCGCCCGGGCGGGGGCCTCGAATGACGCCATTTCAGGCCCCGCCAGAGGCATTTTTTTCCAGCTTGCCGAAGGCTTGGGCGCGGTGGCGCGCGGGGACGTTGAAGCCCTTGTTCGCTCTCTTGACCCCAAAGGTCGCAAGGCCCTTGCTGCGGCCGGGGTGCGAATGGGGACAAAAACGGTGTTCATTGATGCCATGGACAAAGGCCATGGGGTCAGGCTTCGGGGTCTTTTGTGGGCCAATCATCATAAACCGACCTTTGGTGATGCCAGATCAGAGATCAGCAAACGCATTAGAACATTGATCCGATCCGGACCAACCATAGCCCTTGCCGCCCAAGACCCTGTTTGGGAAGACGCATTTTGCCTCGCGTGTGGCTACGTCTTGCTCGGCCCCCGCCTGTTATCGTGTCCCCGGACAGAAATTCTGGCATCCACCGCCCGGAAACTGGCTCGCCAAGGTGTGTTTTCACCGACCCTGGAACTGGGTCGTTTGGTGGGCGGTGACGGGGATGATCTGGTCGGTGTTTTGTTGGCCCTTGGCTTTCAGAGCGAAGAAAGCCCCGATGGCCTTGGGTTTGTGTCGCCACAGCGAGCTAGGCGAGCCAAGCCTGAGAATCGATCCAACGCGGGCGCAAAAAGGCGAAGCAAAACAAGTGCACAACGCCATAAGGCCCATAAGGGAAGCGTGCCAGCAGTGGATGAACATTCACCCTTTGCCAAGCTACGGGAAATCAAATTCCCCCAAAAAGGGCCTAAATAG
- a CDS encoding histone H1-like repetitive region-containing protein, which produces MVKKTIKKPAVKKTAAKKPAAKKPVAKKPVAKKPVAKKLVAKKPIAKKTVAKKPAAKKPAAKKAIAKKPAAKKPAAKKAVAKAAAKPAPKAAAAPVVVPAPAQHSPQRQMAHQRQTHQRRNANAPEQKAIIIMPPPPKTPLPKKIGDFASGDYVVYPTHGVGQITAIDDQKVAGHILRLFVIHFEKEKMTLSIPVNKAKETGLRKLATRSEMGGALETLRGRSRVSRAMWSRRAQEYEAKINCGDPIAIAEVVRDLHRNAGQPDQSYSERQIYEAALERFAREVGAVEKLDHESAILRIEKILKREEEEKETETETEK; this is translated from the coding sequence ATGGTAAAAAAGACGATAAAAAAGCCTGCAGTTAAAAAGACAGCAGCTAAAAAACCAGCAGCGAAGAAGCCCGTCGCCAAGAAGCCTGTGGCTAAAAAGCCCGTCGCCAAGAAACTTGTGGCGAAGAAGCCAATCGCTAAAAAAACTGTGGCCAAAAAGCCCGCAGCGAAAAAGCCGGCAGCGAAAAAGGCTATAGCGAAAAAGCCAGCAGCGAAAAAGCCAGCAGCGAAAAAGGCTGTCGCTAAGGCTGCTGCGAAACCAGCGCCCAAGGCCGCCGCCGCTCCAGTTGTCGTACCGGCGCCTGCGCAACATAGTCCTCAGCGCCAAATGGCCCACCAGAGGCAGACGCATCAAAGACGCAATGCCAATGCGCCAGAGCAAAAGGCAATTATTATTATGCCGCCGCCACCGAAAACGCCGTTGCCCAAAAAGATCGGCGATTTTGCGAGCGGTGATTATGTGGTTTATCCGACCCATGGTGTTGGTCAAATCACGGCCATTGATGATCAGAAAGTTGCCGGCCATATCCTGCGTTTGTTCGTCATTCATTTTGAAAAAGAAAAAATGACCCTTTCCATTCCGGTGAACAAAGCCAAGGAAACGGGATTGCGCAAGCTTGCAACACGATCCGAAATGGGCGGTGCATTAGAAACCCTGCGTGGGCGTTCCCGTGTCAGTCGGGCGATGTGGAGTCGGCGTGCCCAGGAATATGAGGCAAAAATTAATTGTGGCGATCCCATTGCCATTGCCGAAGTGGTCCGTGACCTTCATCGCAATGCGGGACAGCCAGATCAGTCCTATTCTGAACGCCAAATCTATGAAGCGGCACTGGAACGGTTTGCACGGGAAGTTGGTGCAGTGGAAAAGCTGGATCACGAATCGGCGATCCTCAGGATTGAGAAAATTCTGAAAAGAGAAGAAGAAGAAAAAGAAACAGAAACAGAAACAGAAAAATAG
- a CDS encoding DUF1223 domain-containing protein: MAYFVVRLCSVFLVAALVFARPGVASSPASGASPVVVELFTSQSCSSCPPADKLLGELKGIPGVLPLSMHVDYWNALGWRDPWSKPKITKRQRAYANALGNRYVSTPQAIINGHAHAVGSNRAQILALIKQARKTRSINVHPRLVMAGPHSVSVSIGAGKVSTPATLWFITFDNRHKANIGSGENAGQVITYTNVVRSLRPVGTWAGKPMTVNIDLTRERKMGYDNCALLVQAKGSGEILGAATLAMAKSR; encoded by the coding sequence ATGGCTTATTTTGTTGTTCGGTTATGTTCAGTTTTTCTTGTGGCGGCACTTGTGTTTGCACGCCCCGGCGTTGCATCCAGCCCAGCTTCGGGCGCGTCCCCAGTCGTGGTGGAATTGTTTACATCCCAATCGTGCAGTTCGTGTCCACCGGCCGATAAATTATTGGGCGAGCTTAAGGGCATCCCCGGGGTTTTGCCCCTTTCCATGCATGTCGATTATTGGAATGCGCTGGGGTGGCGTGATCCCTGGTCAAAACCAAAAATAACAAAACGCCAGCGCGCATATGCAAATGCGTTGGGCAATCGATATGTTTCAACCCCCCAGGCCATCATCAATGGCCACGCCCATGCGGTTGGATCAAACCGTGCCCAGATATTGGCCCTGATTAAACAGGCCAGAAAAACCCGTTCCATTAATGTCCACCCGCGCCTTGTCATGGCCGGGCCCCATTCTGTATCGGTCAGTATTGGTGCCGGGAAAGTTTCCACCCCTGCGACCCTTTGGTTCATCACCTTTGATAATCGCCATAAGGCCAACATTGGTTCCGGGGAAAATGCCGGGCAGGTGATCACCTATACCAACGTCGTGCGCAGCCTCCGGCCTGTGGGGACGTGGGCGGGCAAACCCATGACCGTGAACATCGATCTCACCCGGGAACGGAAGATGGGGTATGATAATTGTGCCCTGTTGGTTCAGGCAAAGGGGTCTGGGGAAATTCTCGGGGCTGCAACCCTTGCTATGGCTAAATCCCGTTAA
- a CDS encoding M48 family metalloprotease — protein MTTDSRQPHQYAQDRTGRRIAYGAILTLAFGLILTSVQGCSTNPATGNKMFSVLSEKEEISLGQTEHPKLVKSFGGIVPDPALEKYVSSVGQLLARTSELPNLKFTFTLLNSSVVNAFALPGGYVYISRGLLAIANSEAELAGVLAHEIGHITARHTAQRYSQGVFTNLGVNVIGILTGSRGLAQLVGTGAGLYLRSYSRTHEFEADTLGIRYLKRAGFKPEAMSSFLKSLRAHSKLSAKLKNLAPGKIDEFDILSTHPRTIERVTRAAKNAGGAPASNPIIGREVFLKKISGMIYGDSPDQGFVRGREFFHPDLRVRFKAPEGFHLANSPTQVMGRGPDGAVLTFDQASKPGRREPYDYLINVWAKNTWLADRKKLTINGMKAAMGSGKISTKQGQRSVRLVVVRMDRRNLFRMMFLTKPKAMKRQDPAFIESAKSFAQASLDEASKWKPLRIKLYKVKAGDTVKTLAGKMALEKEKEDHFRVINGLGPKDKLTVGKRIKLVTIGGH, from the coding sequence ATGACGACGGACAGTAGGCAGCCCCACCAATATGCACAGGACCGAACTGGTCGCCGAATAGCTTATGGTGCCATACTCACACTGGCTTTCGGCCTTATCCTGACCAGCGTGCAGGGATGTTCCACGAACCCTGCCACCGGGAACAAGATGTTTTCAGTCTTGTCTGAAAAAGAAGAAATCAGTCTTGGACAGACGGAGCACCCCAAACTGGTGAAATCTTTTGGTGGCATTGTCCCCGACCCGGCACTGGAAAAATACGTCAGTTCCGTTGGCCAACTTCTTGCCCGTACATCCGAACTTCCCAATCTAAAATTCACCTTCACGCTTTTAAATTCCAGCGTCGTGAACGCTTTTGCCTTGCCCGGGGGGTATGTCTATATTTCGCGTGGGCTTTTGGCGATCGCCAATTCCGAAGCCGAATTGGCTGGCGTGCTCGCCCATGAAATTGGCCACATCACCGCGCGCCACACCGCACAGCGCTATAGCCAAGGTGTTTTTACAAATCTGGGTGTCAATGTAATTGGTATTCTGACCGGCAGCCGGGGCTTGGCTCAATTGGTTGGCACGGGCGCCGGATTGTATCTGCGCAGCTATTCCAGGACCCATGAATTTGAAGCAGATACCTTAGGGATTCGATACCTGAAACGCGCGGGCTTCAAACCCGAAGCCATGTCTTCTTTCCTGAAAAGTTTGCGCGCGCATTCCAAGCTTTCAGCAAAGCTGAAAAATTTAGCCCCGGGGAAAATTGATGAATTTGATATCCTGTCCACCCACCCCCGAACCATAGAGCGGGTAACCCGGGCGGCCAAAAATGCTGGTGGCGCGCCTGCATCAAACCCCATCATTGGCCGCGAGGTCTTCTTGAAAAAGATATCCGGCATGATTTATGGCGATTCGCCTGATCAAGGATTCGTTCGCGGGCGGGAATTTTTTCACCCCGATCTCCGCGTTCGATTCAAAGCCCCCGAAGGCTTTCATCTAGCCAACAGCCCAACCCAGGTTATGGGGCGTGGGCCGGACGGTGCGGTTCTTACTTTTGATCAGGCCAGCAAGCCAGGCAGACGCGAACCTTATGATTACCTGATTAATGTTTGGGCTAAAAATACCTGGCTCGCTGATAGAAAAAAACTGACTATCAATGGCATGAAAGCAGCGATGGGTTCAGGGAAAATTTCTACCAAGCAGGGGCAACGCAGTGTCCGGCTGGTGGTGGTCCGCATGGACCGGCGCAATCTATTTAGAATGATGTTTCTCACCAAGCCCAAGGCCATGAAACGCCAAGACCCCGCTTTCATTGAATCGGCGAAGTCTTTCGCCCAAGCAAGCCTTGACGAAGCATCAAAGTGGAAGCCCCTGCGCATCAAGCTATACAAAGTAAAAGCCGGCGACACGGTCAAAACGCTGGCGGGGAAAATGGCGCTTGAAAAAGAAAAGGAAGACCATTTCCGCGTCATAAACGGGTTAGGTCCAAAGGATAAACTCACCGTTGGAAAAAGGATCAAGCTGGTGACCATCGGGGGGCATTAA
- a CDS encoding ribosome-associated translation inhibitor RaiA: protein MTMSVQITFRDIDHSDAVDDRIREHAERLEKKFGERATSLHVTLSAPHHSANKGRLYQFTLEFVVPKGEIVVRQGDGHGADHSHEDVYVALRDAFKSLERRTRDHFDKLST, encoded by the coding sequence ATGACCATGTCCGTGCAAATTACATTTCGTGATATCGATCACAGTGATGCTGTTGATGACCGTATCCGGGAACATGCTGAAAGGCTGGAGAAAAAATTTGGTGAACGGGCAACCAGCTTGCATGTGACCCTTTCCGCCCCCCATCACAGTGCAAATAAGGGCAGGCTCTATCAGTTCACGCTGGAATTTGTTGTGCCCAAGGGCGAAATTGTGGTTCGCCAAGGCGATGGTCATGGTGCCGATCATTCTCACGAAGACGTCTATGTTGCGCTTCGCGATGCGTTCAAAAGTTTGGAACGGCGCACACGGGATCATTTTGACAAATTGAGCACCTGA
- a CDS encoding RNA-binding S4 domain-containing protein: MAADTQRVDKWLWHGRFFKSRSKAAGLCNDGKLRLNGERVGKARVLVRLDDVLTFPQGPHIRVVRIIAISTRRGPAPEAQALYEDLSPPMDKKSKTDALNGAGRRDRGAGRPTKADRRAIDRLKDVWKRISRRGSTDS; this comes from the coding sequence GTGGCTGCTGATACACAGCGGGTCGACAAATGGCTGTGGCATGGGCGCTTTTTCAAAAGCCGTTCAAAGGCGGCCGGGCTTTGTAATGATGGCAAATTGCGATTGAATGGCGAACGGGTCGGAAAGGCCCGTGTCTTGGTGCGTTTGGACGATGTTTTGACCTTTCCCCAAGGCCCCCATATCAGGGTTGTTCGCATTATTGCGATCAGCACGCGGCGTGGCCCAGCACCCGAAGCCCAGGCACTGTATGAAGATTTGTCCCCGCCAATGGATAAAAAAAGCAAAACCGACGCCCTCAATGGGGCCGGTCGTCGCGATCGGGGTGCGGGCCGGCCAACCAAGGCGGATCGCCGGGCCATAGACCGTCTCAAAGATGTCTGGAAAAGGATTTCCAGGAGAGGTTCAACGGACTCTTGA
- a CDS encoding acyloxyacyl hydrolase, whose translation MAALFASTAWAGEPASKSAGDPEFLTFGAGMFDISANDNSAVISIEYTDDRRWLWALQPMTGIMASIDGSVHAYAGVAVDLFFGRRYVLTPSFAPGLYLQGDGKDLGHVVEFRSSLKFAYRFDNRSRLGLDLFHLSNAGLDERNPGANQLMLTYSVPFTR comes from the coding sequence ATGGCGGCATTGTTTGCCTCGACCGCATGGGCCGGAGAACCGGCAAGCAAAAGTGCAGGCGATCCCGAATTTCTAACGTTTGGTGCGGGCATGTTCGACATCTCGGCCAATGATAATTCCGCTGTAATTTCAATTGAATATACCGATGACCGCCGCTGGTTATGGGCGTTGCAGCCCATGACCGGGATCATGGCGAGCATCGATGGCTCCGTTCATGCGTATGCAGGGGTTGCGGTTGATTTGTTTTTTGGCCGCCGCTATGTCCTGACCCCCAGTTTTGCCCCGGGGCTTTATCTTCAGGGCGATGGCAAGGATTTGGGCCATGTGGTGGAATTTCGATCATCCCTTAAATTCGCCTATCGTTTCGATAACCGTTCACGCCTAGGCCTTGATCTGTTCCATTTGTCCAATGCGGGCCTTGATGAACGCAATCCCGGGGCCAATCAGTTGATGCTGACCTATTCGGTGCCCTTTACCCGCTAG
- a CDS encoding thermonuclease family protein → MGYLLLILFLIFTVPASARPADPLPQLPTVLKQQGKAGTVERVVDGDTLVLAPSGREIRLVGIQAPKLPLGRAGFKIWPLAHEARRALIGLTMGKKLNVYFGGARRDRHGRVLGHLARVRDGLWIQGALLRHGWARVYSFADNQTAVSEMLALERAARQEKLGIWGMRFYQIVPASKAGRFIGSFQLVEGQVTKTAVIRRWAYINFGANWRKDFTISIPRKRLRGFRKRFGRNLRQLEGKHIRVRGWLRAFNGPMIKATHMEQIEVITP, encoded by the coding sequence ATGGGCTATTTGCTTCTTATCCTTTTTCTGATTTTTACAGTGCCGGCTTCTGCCAGACCTGCCGATCCTTTGCCACAATTGCCAACCGTCCTTAAACAACAGGGAAAAGCGGGCACCGTTGAGCGGGTGGTTGATGGCGATACCCTGGTACTTGCCCCATCGGGGCGGGAAATACGCCTTGTGGGCATTCAGGCTCCCAAATTACCCCTGGGCAGGGCTGGCTTTAAGATATGGCCGCTCGCCCACGAAGCAAGGCGTGCCCTGATCGGACTAACCATGGGTAAAAAACTCAACGTTTATTTTGGGGGTGCCCGCCGTGATCGCCATGGCCGGGTTCTGGGGCATCTGGCACGCGTGCGCGATGGTCTCTGGATACAAGGCGCCCTTTTGCGCCACGGCTGGGCGCGGGTATACAGTTTTGCAGACAATCAAACCGCCGTTTCTGAAATGCTGGCCCTTGAGCGTGCGGCACGGCAAGAAAAATTGGGCATTTGGGGAATGCGGTTTTACCAAATTGTTCCCGCATCAAAGGCCGGACGATTTATTGGCAGCTTTCAACTGGTTGAAGGACAGGTTACAAAAACCGCTGTCATCCGACGCTGGGCCTATATCAATTTTGGTGCAAATTGGCGCAAGGATTTTACAATTTCAATCCCCCGCAAACGATTGCGCGGATTCCGAAAGCGTTTTGGGCGCAACCTCAGGCAACTGGAAGGAAAACACATTCGCGTTCGGGGCTGGCTTCGTGCCTTTAATGGCCCCATGATAAAAGCAACCCATATGGAACAGATTGAGGTTATCACCCCATGA
- a CDS encoding ferredoxin family protein has translation MTYVVVDACIKCKYMDCIEVCPVDCFYEGENFLVINPDECIDCGVCEPECPAEAILPDSEGGLEKWVEINQKYAAIWPNITRMGKPPADADDWKDVKNKFDAHFSPNPGKGNAD, from the coding sequence ATGACATATGTCGTTGTTGATGCCTGCATCAAATGCAAATACATGGATTGCATCGAAGTTTGCCCTGTGGATTGCTTCTATGAGGGCGAGAACTTTTTGGTGATTAATCCCGATGAATGCATTGATTGTGGCGTGTGCGAGCCAGAATGCCCGGCCGAAGCAATCCTGCCGGACAGCGAAGGCGGTCTTGAAAAATGGGTGGAAATTAACCAGAAATATGCTGCAATTTGGCCCAATATCACACGCATGGGCAAACCGCCTGCAGATGCCGATGACTGGAAGGACGTCAAAAACAAGTTTGATGCCCATTTCAGCCCCAACCCTGGCAAGGGAAATGCCGATTAA
- a CDS encoding response regulator: MIETAQKIRLLIVDDDVDICDLMCLIAEEAGFDVASANDGRGFRAAFNEHTPDLVTMDLAMPDCDGLELMRFMDEENYGGDIIVASSHDEKMLKQIRPFGEMLGLNIRAVLGKPFKSEEYRSLLLPQL, translated from the coding sequence ATGATAGAAACTGCTCAAAAAATCCGTTTGCTGATCGTTGATGACGATGTGGATATCTGCGATCTCATGTGCTTGATCGCCGAAGAAGCAGGTTTTGATGTTGCTTCTGCAAATGATGGCCGGGGCTTCAGGGCCGCATTCAATGAACACACCCCCGATCTTGTGACGATGGACCTTGCCATGCCCGATTGCGATGGGTTGGAATTGATGCGGTTTATGGATGAAGAGAATTATGGCGGCGACATTATTGTCGCCAGTTCCCATGATGAAAAAATGTTGAAACAAATTCGGCCTTTTGGAGAAATGCTGGGCTTGAATATTCGGGCCGTGCTGGGAAAACCATTCAAAAGCGAGGAATATCGGTCTCTGTTGCTCCCCCAGTTATAA